Within the Tursiops truncatus isolate mTurTru1 chromosome 19, mTurTru1.mat.Y, whole genome shotgun sequence genome, the region GAagccatttccttgccttttctatcTTCTAGAGCTGCATTCCTTAGCTCCTGatcccttcttccatcttcacagCCAGCAGCTTAGTATTTTGGTTCAGTAGTCACATCACCTTCTTCTTCTGCATCAAATCTCCCTTtgcttccctcttataaggacacttatgATTACATTCACagtcacccagataatccaggataatctccccatctgaAGATTCtgaatttaatcacatctgcaaagtccctatTACCATTTAGGCAACATTCACAAGTTCTAGATATTTAGGACCAGGATATATTTAgaggccattattcagcctaccataTGACAGAAAACCCCAGCTCAAACTTGCTTAAGCAACGAAAGGTAATATATTGCCTCACCTAACCAAAGAGTGGAGGAAAGGATGCTTCAGGTGAAGCTAGATCTAGGTGCTGTCTAGATCTAGGaagctgtctctctcttttcttgggaCTGTTTTCCTCTATGGATATTTCATTGCCAGGTTGACTCTTCCCACAGGGTGCAAAAGATGGACACAGGCAGTGCCAGGCTCCCATCCAaagataagtgctatggagaaaagtaaagcCAGGAAGCAGGTAGGAAGCATCGGAGGGGTAGCATGAGTTTCGATTTCAGATAGAGTGGTAAGGAGAGGCCTCAGGGAAAAGTGACATTGGACCAAAGACCTGACCAAGTTGAGGGAGGAACTGTGCGTCTGTGGAGGGGAAGAGGGTTCCAGGCACCAAGTCCCTTGAGGAGGCCTTGAGTGTGGCCAGAGCCTAGTGAGCCAGAGGAGAAGGCAAGAGATGAGGTCAAGGAAGGGACACAGGCGGGTCATGCAGGGCCTCCTGGGTCGTGAGGACTTGGGCTTTTCCCTGAGTTAGAGGGGAACCAGGGGAGGCCTCTGAGCTGGGAAGGGACCTGAGCTGACTTAGGTGTTAACCGGCGCCTTCTGGCGGCTGCGTGGGGAACAGACCTGAGGGGTGGACGGCTGAGGCAGGGAACCCAGAGAAGAGACCACAGCAATAGCCCGGGAGAGAGATGATTTTGGCTCACAGGAGGGTGCTGGCTGTGGAGATGGTGCGAAGTGGCCCGATTCTGCCTGTATTTTCAAGTTAGAGCCAACAGGCTTGATGAGAGATTAGATGAAGGTGTGTGAAAAAGGGGTGTCAGGTTTTTGCCCCGAGCacttggaaggaaagaaggagctgCCTTTTCCTGAAATGAAGGCGTCAGGAGGGACGGgacgcggggggcgggggggagtagAATTTCAATCTTAACCCATTTAATCCGCATTGCCGCTCCAGGAGGGCGGTCCCGTtatctgcccattttacagatgaggcggCTGCAGCCCCAAATCCACAGTCACGtctgggcaggggtgggatgggggatgaCCCGAGGACTAAGCCCATTCTTCTCTTCCAGGCGCCCGGAGGAGACGAGGCGGAGGCTCCGGCCCTGGTGCAGCTCATCGACGAGCACGGGACGTACTCGACTGCGCGCCTGGTTCCCGACGTTTCTGCGGAGGAGCGCTCAGGTAAGGAGGAGCCAGGCTCGCTTCGCAGCGGCTCCGAGGGCCGGGAGGGGCTGGCGCGGCCCAGGCAGTTCAGCTGCGCGGCCTGCGGGAGGGCCTTCAAGCGCGCGTGGGAGCTGCTGAGCCACGAGGTGGTGCACACGGCGGCGCGGCCCTTTCGCTGCGGCCTGTGTGCGACCGCCTTCAAACGCCACTCGGACTGCAAGGGCCACCGGCCGGTGCACAGCGACGAGCGGCCGCACGGTTGCGATGCCTGCGGCAAGCGCTTCAAGCGAGCCAGCAACCTGTAGGTGCGGAGAGGGGGGCGGAGCCGACGAGAGGCTGGGGTACGCGACAGGGGCAGGGGAGAGCGGTGGACCCGAGGTGGGCGGGGCCTGTTgcgaggggcggggcctgcgggGAAAAGGCAGGGCAAGGCAATGGACCTAAGGTAGGGCCAGGTATGAAGGGAGGGGTGGAGGTTTCTGGGACCAGGTTGATCAGGGCCTTGGACTGGGGGTGAGCGGGAGCCggtggggagaggcagagccCACCGGAAGAGGGAGAGCAGAGCTGGGCCTGAAGGGAAAGTGGGCGGGGTGACCAGGAGGCCGAGGCGGGGAGGGGTTAAATGTATGTGGAGGTGAGCTAGAAGGTAGAAGAATCCCAGGAAAGATGTGAGGGGAGAGGCTTAGAGAAAGTGGTCTTGGCACTCAGGGAGGTAGCAGCTGGGATGATCATGAGATGATAGGAAATTGGGGATGGGTTTTCGAGGAAGGTAAGAAGGAGATAGGGGTCAGATTTGGAGGAGAAGGTAATGGAAAGGGAGGCTTCcatggctggggaggggtggggaggcgggAGGTGTGTTGAGGGCCAtgatgggaggaaaggagaggctgGGAGTTAGTCTGGAGGCAGCCCAGCTCTCAGAGCTACCCTGGATCTCTCCTGTTACTGGATGCTGCCATGACCCTCTCCTGCTGCCCTTTCTTGTGTGGCCAAGGGGACAAGAGAGCCTGGGATTCCCTACCCAAGGGGCCCAAAGGCTGCTTCCAGGGCTCTCTGGCTCCACCATCCCCAGGGTGCACTTTGCCCCACCTGTGTGCACAACCTCTAGGCTGGACGGGTGGAAGGGAGGCTTGGACTGGGCTGTCCTTCTGTGGGTGCGATATCCCCCGAGGCCTGGGAAACCCCCGCCAGCTCTCCTGAGCCACCAAGTTCTAGTGTGGAACTCTGAGGattccaaagaagataaatttGAACCTGGCCTTCCGGGTCATTGTGAAGGTCTATTTGTCAGAGCGGGGAGGAAGAAcgtattttatttaatagtttggtttgtaatttaaaaaattttagacaaTTGGTATGTGTATCTTCATTTGGTCTCTTTCTCGGAGACCTGCAAGGAGTAGGGGTGAATCTACCTGGAGAGGCATGTCCTGCAGAGGTGAGCCACTGTTCCTCACTCCCGGTGCTGTCCTCTTCCCCAGGAGCACCACCGCCTCCACATGGGCGAGCGCCCCTTCCCCTGCCCGTCCTGCCCGAAGCGCTTCAAGACCCCCTACAAGCTGCACTGCCACGAGCCTCTGCACGCCCCTTCGCGGCCCTTCCCCTGCCGGGACTGCAGCAAGGCCTTCGAGGCCGGGCCGGCCCTGCTTCTGCACCGGCGGCAGCACTGTGAGGACAAGCCGCACTCCTGCAGGCTGTGCAGCAAGCGCTTCACCCACCGCCACAGGCTGCGGGTGCACGAGCGCGTGCATATGGGCGATCGGCCCTTCGTCTGCCCGCTGTGCACCAAGGCCTTCAAGCAGTCCAACGCGCTGGCCTCTCACCTCCGCGTGCATTCGGTCGAGCGGCCCTACCCTAGCTAGGTGGCTAGCTGCTGCCATCCTGGACAGCACAGGTCTAAGGTATGAAGGCATGAAGGGTGCCCGGTAGTGGCTGTGACATTTGAAGAATTGCCACTGATGCCCACGTAAGCCACTTAATATACTTAATATTCTTGAGAAGGACTGCAGAGGGCCTTtaacaaaacctttttttttttccccctgcaaaGCCAAGACGAAAGTTTATAAATCTCATTCCAGGGTAGCAAGTGCACACACCCAACCGAGGACACTGGTTATGTGGTATAAATGTACATGGTAATAACTTTAATCAAATCAGAGCTGCTACCATGTATAACCTGTTAGGTGGCCCTGTAGCTGTGTCAGTGTTCCTCATTTACTAAAATGTCAATGTGGTAATGAGGTCATCTGGTGGTGAGGATGTCCCATTGGTGGCTTGTGGCATAAAGAATATGAGGGTAGCCACAAATGCAGGTAGGAGCTGTAGGAGCCTTTCTTGAATGTGAGCGCTTCTGGGTCCTCCTCCACCACCCGTACGTAGACCTTTGGTACTAAGGCCTTGCTGGTGACTCTTGTCAAATTTAAAGAAGTTCACAGGTGGATGGATAACTGTTCACTGTGGACACCCTGGGTTATGTCCTTGCAGGCATAGCACGGCACAACCATTGGTGCTGAGATCTTCTAGTTGGTGGTGTGTGGCGTTTTAGGGACAATCATTTTGCCAGGCATGGGCGTGACCTGCACTTCAGGTGGGCGTCCCATCTCTGTTGGCTGCTTCTTGGTCCCCATCTGTCAGATCAACTTGTAATGGTTGGAGGCCTTTCCACAGCATCCACAGTGTTCCCTTCGACCCTAGCATCAGCTCCATGAGCCCTACCTTTGGATGGACGTCCACTCTCATAGACCTTGCCTTGCAGGTGGCTGGAAGTGTGATAAGATAGCTTATGGGATGGTGGCCACAGTGGTGTCCAGAATATCTGAGTCGTCTCATCCCAGCTCTGAGATCAGCTCTGCAGacagtatttttttaagccaGTAATAGCCCAGGTGTCATGCAGCTGATTCCAAAGATGTCCCTTGGGTGCTGAAGAGGTCCCCTGGGTACTGAAGGTGTCCCCTGGGTGGTTTGTGGGATTTTTCAGAACATCAGTAttgcctcccacccacccataCCCTACTCTCAGCCCTTCACAGATGTGCTCTCTGAAGAGAGAGCTGAACTTACGGACAACGTTCAGCCCAAGGAAGTACGTTGCGGTCACTGGGGCTGTGATCTTGGTGATTTGGGACATTTCCAGAGCGCCTTCAACTCTCTTTTCCCACCTCTTGGTCTGGCCTCAGCTCCATGGATTCTCACCTTCTGAACGCTGTTTCTTTCAAGTCCCCAGCTTCACCTCCATAATGTGCTAGAGGTcccgtcccccccaccccgggaatTTATGTAAATGCTTAATAGCATTGGGGGAGGAGCTAGGGATTTGCCTGGGAGGCATCATAAGGTGGGTCCTATCCTTGTGGCATCACAGTTTAAGGTCAAGTCCTTAAAGGTCTTAGTCCTCCCCGCCCTAATATGCAGCTGTGCCTTTGACAGgcttgcattttaaattttatcaaatgtcttattggcatctattaagatgattctgatttttctcatttgaccTAATAATAtgataaactatggtacattaAAAAGAGCAGAAATATCCTTATATTCCTAGAATAAATCTCACCTGCTTATAGTATCCTCTGTTTTAATGATTTCTCTtcaccaatattttatttaagcatCTAAATTCAtaagtgaggacttccctggtggtgcagtggttaagaatccacctgccaatgcaggggacatgggttcgagccctggtctgggaagatcctacatgccgtggagcaactaagcccgtgctctgcaactactgagcctgcgctatagatcctgcaagccacaactactgaagcccacgcgcccagagcctgtggtctacaacaggagaagccaccgcaatgagaagcccgcgcaccgcaacaaagacccaatgcagccaaaaataaataaataaatagatagttagataaataaatagataaataaataaaataaaaagcagaaaccTGTCCTGGGGGAAGATATCATGTAGTACATTTACAGTCATTTTATCTATAACGTCAGACTTAAAACTAAAACTTCATCAGCAGGGGTAGAAGCAGAAAATTtgataaataattagaaaaaataaaactgatgatGGAAAGAGATCAATATATTACCCAGATTGGAATGAGCAGGGAACACTTCAAATTAACTGTGGCTAAGCTGCTAAAGAAAATAGGGAAGATCAAAAAGCAGATGAAATAAGGGCACATTTCAACAGAGAACTGGAATCTAGACAAGAATCAAATCAAGATTTTGGGCAAATGCAAAATCTGAAACTAAAGTTAATTGAGTAGGTTTAATTGTATACTGGGTCCTGAATAAGATGATAAGATGGGACTCATGAATACAATGACAGGTCAATAGGAAATTGCCAAATGGAAGCATGGAGagcaattgaaaaacaaaacaaaacaaaaaaacacacagaagagaataaatgataaaagatataaggaacatatatatatatgaatataagccatacatacatataacttAAGTACCAAAATGAGAGGAGAAACACATTGAGGGAGAAGCaaaatttgaagtaataatggctaAGAATTgtccaaaactgatgaaagacattaactCAAAGATTCAAGAAACTCAGCAAAATCCAAACTggaaatacacaaagaaaaccacacctggGCACATCATGGTCAAACTGTTGAAAATCAAAGCAAGgactaaatttttaaagaagccaGAGGACATTCaggtttgtttccatgtctcggctattgtgaataatgctgcaatgtaCATGGGAGAGCAAGTATCTCTTCAAGATTCTGATTTTAATTCCTTTGGAGAAAtacccagaggtgggattgctggatcatatggtattgggttggccaaaaggttcatttgggtttttccataagatgttacagaacaatagttctgtttttagttttctgagaaccttccatattgttttccaaaatgactgtCCCAATTTGCGTTTCCACTAATAGTGCACAAAGGTCCCTTTTTTCCATacctggttttgatttgcatttccctgataattagtgatgttgagaatgttttcatatacctgttggccatttgtgtatcttctttggaaaaaaatgcctatttaggttctttgccctttttaaatcagttttttctttctttcttttgctattgagttgtatgatttcctctgatattttagaaattaatatgCATACATAAAATTAATCCAGCTATTCACATACACTTGGTACAATTTAATGTATGGCTGTTACATCTCAATCAAAAGAAGGAAATGCAATGAACTTGTGCTAGCCCACTGGATAGACTAGTGACCTAACCTTTGGCCAGTCCCTTCTTTGTCGTGAATAGTATTTTCTTCAGAGAGGTGTTTTTCATAGATCAAAGAATCCTTAGGAAGTCTAACAAAGTAAGTAGTTTACCTGTCCTGGAAGAGTGCCATTTGTCAAAGTTCATTAAgtatttgtttgttggtttgttttaagttttctttttttttttcttttttttttttgcggtacgcgggcctctcactgttgtggcctctcccgttgcagagcacaggctccggacgcgcaggctcagcggccatggatcacgggcccagccgctccacgacatgtgggatcttcccggaccggggcacgaacccgcgtcccctgcatcggcaggcgactctcaaccactgcgccaccagggaagccctgtcaaatgagaattttaaacaCTGGGTTTAACAGACAGAGGCCccttctaagtactttacaaatattaactcacttaatgcTCACGACAACCCTATGAAGTGGATGCTATTAGTCCCGTTTTGTagcaggggaaactgaggcacagggaggctaagcaagctgcccaaggtcacagccgGCTGGGGGCGGGCGAGATTCTACCTCGTGCCGTCCTGCACCGGACTAGGTGGGTAGGCTTCCCTGTACTGGTGGGGTCTTGAATTTGGGATCTTGTCCGTCCTCCCCCATCAGGATGTGAGCTCTGGGTGGGGGCACCTCGTCTGGTGCACACAGGCAtttaatgaacattgtggaaTCAAGAAGGGATGAGTGGATATCTTAGGATGGCCACATCCCTTCGTGACCGCCTGCGCCCTCCCGCCGTGCTCTGCTCGGGGAATTCTATTCGTGGTCAAGACGTTTAGTCCCAGTAAACTCGATCCTCGGGGCGAGGGGGACCCCAAGGAAATCACCAGCTTGGGCTGAGTCAGGACGGAGAAGAATCCGCTCACGGCGGGGCACTGGCGCCACCTGGCGGCGGAGTTCTGCTAAGACAGAGCCGCTGGGAGACCCGGAACGTTTGCTTTGGGTGAAGTGGAATCGACATCTGAAAGGGAGTTGATATCGGGTGTTATTAGTGGGCGGTCGTCTGAAAATCAGTGTATGATGATGGGTGCCATCTACCAGTGGCTTCCAAACTTTTCTGGCCGTGACGCGCAGTAAGAAATCATTTCACATTAACATGGTTTCATCAAATACCACCCTGTACTGCATGATGTTTTTTATTCAACtgtattcctatttttaaatgtcGGTCAGATCCCCTGATCATACCTCCAGGGATTCCCCCTCTGACTTCAAGATGAAcggagctcagagaggtgaagacaCTTGTCCAAATCCACACAGGTTGTATGCGACAGTGCCAGTTTCTGCCTCAGTCCTAAAGCACAGAAATCACTAAATGCTCCAAATTTCACTGCTATTGAGTATAATTTAATTTAGTCCTTTCTCCATTCTGCCCATAAGATTGAGCTGCACTGGTCTGCTGTTTTCTTATTACTGTATAATGTAAATAAATGACATTCCCGAGCTCAGGCTTAAAAAATGCAAGTTTTCTTATGTTACAAAATGAATCTGAGACAGCAATAAAGAACCTACATTGAGGTGGCACTCGCAGCATCATTGCCAACACCactgtcaccatcaccaccatcaccatcgtcACCACGGTCGTCATCATAACCGTCACATCCCCTTCTCTGTCACCGTCAGCATCACATCGTGATCGTCATCACTGTCACCACGTTCATTCACCACCATCATCGCCATCCCCACTACGgccatcaccaacatcaccaccCTCACCGCCACAAAAATCGCCCCCACTTGAAAGCAGGTATCAGCAGCCCACACTTTTTGTCTCCTAGCTACAGCCTTGGCCCAGCAAGCCTGcatcctccatctctctctccaccctgagCCACAGGGGATGTGACTGTGACCCCGAGGGTAGTGCTGTCTTACTTGGGAACCAAGAGGATTCTGGGTTTGATTCTCCGACTTTTCTTTAAGTGACCTCAGTTCTCTTCTGAGCTTGTTGCCACAAGGTTGACCATCCATAGATGGTGAGCCCAGCCCCTGGACCAGGGGAGGCTCTGCCCAGTGTAGCTCTAGGACCCTTGAGGTGGCTGAGACTCGGGGTGGGGTGTTTAAGGCTGAACGCCTCCTGCTATAGGGGTTTGAGACCACTTTGGGAGGGGAGACCTGAGGGTCTGTGTTCTCTGTACTCATTGTCCTGTcttaggagagaaagaggaagtccCTCTGGGATGGCAAACAGGGCCGGTCGTCATGACTCTGCCCCCCGCCAAGATGAGACTTCCCAGGTCCCAAAGGAGAAAGTGAGAATGACAGCCTAACTTCCAGAAGTCCCATCCTAGGGAGTTGCCATTTCCATCGCCTTCCTGAAATACccgtttttaaatttcttgttcaCTGTTATATCCCCAGAGCCTAGTACCCTgtatggcacatagtaagtactcaaaaaatgtttgtCAAATCAACGGGAAAAGAGATGGAGAGTCCCCCTCCCCTGCAACTGTTAGGGAAGAGATGGGATTCTGCATCATATCGTTAATTCAAAGGATCTGATTTGATACGGTGTGAAGGGGAGaacttttacaaaattattaaCTTTGTACTGTGCACTAAAGAgactttgaaaattaataattcaTTCCAACATCTCCTGTTCCTTATGAATATTTCTCAGAAGTGATTTCAACAAAAATGTGTTCTACCATGCCCCAAACTGTAGGAGTTGTGGTCAGGTCCAGTGACTATTCCCTCCAGAAGAAGGCTTTCACCCTGCTGGGTTGTCTTGATCATTTGCTGCCCTGCTTTTAACATCCTGCCTGTAAACTGAATAAATACAGGTAAGCTTTCTCATTAGATCACAAGATCGATAGCCCTTTCCCTCACGATGGGAAACTAAATCCCATGACTCTGATGGATTAATTATCTTACAAACAGAACTAGTGAGCCCACGTTTGTACTAAATTAGCAAACGGTGCCAGGCCCACCGACGACAACTTCCGGGATGGCTGAGAGTAGAAGGTGGCGACCCCTGCTCGCAGCCCCAACAACACACAGGCGAGAGTCACCTCCAATTTTGTCCCATTTTTTGAGTCCAATTTTGAAGATGGTTTTGTGTTCTTAAAGCATTCTTATAAAGCCTGTGTGTTGAACTGCATTTGTGAGAACAAAATGAGTTCTAGgtcccttatttttctttaatactttcTTTCTGTTGTTACTATTTATATTGTTTGTATGTCTTGATAAAAGCTAATTAATCAACGACGTGGTGGGCAATTtggagtttttttctttcctgtgcaaTGTTGAGGTAGCAAGGTTGACATGCTGCTTGCAGTCCCCTCTCTTGAGATATGAAgaattccaaaatataaaaaattttaaaggtacacACTGAGATTCTGGGGTTGCTTCTTACTGCAGCATAACCCAccctatcctgactgatacagttTCTGGTTCTCAGTAGAGCCTGAAATGTGcaagtctcaaaaaaaaaaaaaaaaaaaagtgagtaaatgaatgaatggcaggGAATAGGGACAGGGTCATACATTTTCTCCTGGGCCAAAGGTAGAGGAAACAGCCATGTCTTATGCTCACTCATTCACATATACGCTTGTAACCAGGCTGGGGTAAAAATCAGACTCTGGCCTTTATTTCCTATGGTCACAGTTCATGCTGACCCTGATGTCTTtgcccccatccttcccccactgGTCAGTACTGGGGACTCTTGAGGACAAGGAATGAGGAGCTACAGAGACAAGGACATGAGATGCGAGGAGGGCCTGGGagatggaggagaggagagggagttAGAAATGGGGAAGCCGAAACAGGAGGTGGAGGGGATAATCAGAGAGGTCAGAGTAGAGATGGGGAGACAAACATGGAGACAGGACAGAGACACACTGAACGGGAAGCCTAGAGAACAGAAGATTAGGGAACCGAAAGGGAAGGGCAGGTTGGAAACAGAGAGGGGGACCAGGCGACAGATGATGGGGAGCTGATGGGAAGAGATGCAGAGACATAGTGAAGGGGAGATGCAGACAGGTGTGCAGGCAGGTCACCCGGAGCTGGGTGAGAAAGATGGAGAGGCATAGGGGAAATTAAGAGGCAGAGACCCAGAGAAGGCCCTGCAAGGAGCCAGAGGCCGGGTTGGGGCTGGGTGCCCCTAGTATTTGCTCTGGGAATCTTTGCTGGTGGTGGAGACCCGGCCGGTGGTAGAGGCAGGGCCAGTGCTTGAGACTTGGCCTCTGCTGGACTTGAGGCCTCCACTCGATTctgactcagggcctttgctctccGGGCCCCCAAAGCTCTCGTGGCCTCTGCTGGACCCCAAGTATCCAGTGGACCCTGGGTAGCTGCTAGAGTTGGGGGATGTGACGATCGCTCGGCCCTCAGTCGAGCCCCGGCTGGACATAAGTCCCCCGGTGACGGGTCTGGTGGAGCCGAAGGTCGCGTGGCCTGCGCTGGAGCTGGGGTCCCTAAAGCTGACACGGCCGACATTGGAGCTGGTGGCACGGCCTCCGCTGGATGCCAGGATGCTGCTAGCCCTGTGGCTCGTGAGGGAGCCGGGGACAGCGCTGGGGCTCTTGGGCAACAGGGGCAGGCTGGAGCTGGCCTGGGTGCTGGAGAGGGTCACGCTCGGGGTGCTGTCCACCTTCGTGACGGCCTCAGCCTGCTGCTTCAGGTACTGACCCTTCGCCTGCTCCCGGGCCTCCAGCTGCGGGGGAGGCGAGTTAGGGCCCCAGAGGAGGAAGAGCCGCCCCGCTCCCGCGGGCACCCGTCCTCACCGACTTCACCACGTAGCTCAGTAGCTCCCCCTCGCTCAGCGGGTAGTCGTCGTTGGCCTCAAAGCCTGGGGGGTCCTCACTAAGGTGggtggaaggcaggaagggactCTACTCCTCGACCTTCAGAAGGCCGATGGCGTCTCATTGCTAGGCCCTGAGACCCTCAGCCGTGCGCCGGGCTCTGAGCGCCCTTTCCCCTTCGGGTCCACCCAGGGCCCCATCGAATGTCCCTGGAGCCCTTACTCCTGATTCCCCCGAAGTACCCACTTCATCTTCtactccccccgcccccgagcCCCACTCACCCTCCAGTCCCGGGGGCCCACCCACACCTGAAAACCCTCCCTTCCCTTGTCTCCTCTGCCCCCCGTGGAAGCTCCCTGACCCTTGCCCTCTGGCTCACAGATGGTCAGGGGGCTGAGGTGGGGCCACTTTCTTGGGAAGATCCTCGGGGCTCTGGCCCAGCACCAGGAGGGCAGCGTCAGGCAAGCTGGCAGAGAGGTTGTTCTGGAGGGTGGAGAAGCCAGTGGTCTGCTCAGGCCCGTCTCCAAGGCCCCGGCACCCTGTCCCCCCTCTGCACCGTCTGCACCCCAACCTGGGTTTCGAGGAAGGCCTGCACCGTCAGGAGCTCCACCAGCCGCTTCTCTATGAGGCCCAGGAAGAGGCCTATGTCCCGGTCTCTCATGTGGGTCTTGACCCCTAGGAGGTCATCGATGACCGTGCTGTCACACTGGGCCCTGGTGAAGAGGTGCTGGATATCTGGGGTCAGAGGGGACAAGCCATCATGGATCCGGTGCCCACGGGGTgccaccctctcctctcctcaagGCCCTGCTGCCCAAGCAAGGCTCAAAGATgcgaagggacttgcccaagttcaGACCCACCGGGTTCCAGATGACAGAGGGCAAAAAGCGAGGGAAGTCCAAGGAAAACGTGACAAGGGCACCTCCACACGGCCAGTCCTCTGCTCACGGCTCAGAATCACCCAGCTTCCACCCAACCCAGCGAG harbors:
- the LOC117309074 gene encoding uncharacterized protein isoform X1, producing the protein MVGRDHCLHGEIWAVLGSDLCVYECGGSRPLGADQRQPHLTLTSASRARDWVWDRPHPMKAGGGEAGPGDPPDFLGFSPSQLRIHHEEPEVPEEEAPGGDEAEAPALVQLIDEHGTYSTARLVPDVSAEERSGKEEPGSLRSGSEGREGLARPRQFSCAACGRAFKRAWELLSHEVVHTAARPFRCGLCATAFKRHSDCKGHRPVHSDERPHGCDACGKRFKRASNL
- the ODAD1 gene encoding outer dynein arm-docking complex subunit 1 isoform X5 — its product is MSGTPAQQIQEWESRIFAHGKDVKASGCILDQKVKSQRRVKILEDQLDRVTCRFDNQLVRNATLREELDLLQIERNRYLNVDHKLQKELQLLRDTVRTLMVSSTSAYTIREEAKAKLGMLRERAEKEVAQNDTEVQILQRQIAHLEQLHRFLELKNSDRQPDPAVVEKRQQRAREVAEGLRKTSQEKLVLRYEDALKKLSQLTGESDPDLLVEKYLELEERNFAEFNFINEQNSELERLQEEIKEMQEALESGRRSEEDRRSRQEQQLAELQQRVDEVHTEAENLEARFQNFRGQLEKLKTDIQHLFTRAQCDSTVIDDLLGVKTHMRDRDIGLFLGLIEKRLVELLTVQAFLETQNNLSASLPDAALLVLGQSPEDLPKKVAPPQPPDHLEDPPGFEANDDYPLSEGELLSYVVKSLEAREQAKGQYLKQQAEAVTKVDSTPSVTLSSTQASSSLPLLPKSPSAVPGSLTSHRASSILASSGGRATSSNVGRVSFRDPSSSAGHATFGSTRPVTGGLMSSRGSTEGRAIVTSPNSSSYPGSTGYLGSSRGHESFGGPESKGPESESSGGLKSSRGQVSSTGPASTTGRVSTTSKDSQSKY
- the LOC117309074 gene encoding uncharacterized protein isoform X2, translated to MWANNRCKRPMMEELRIHLQKEGLPIGIPLGADQRQPHLTLTSASRARDWVWDRPHPMKAGGGEAGPGDPPDFLGFSPSQLRIHHEEPEVPEEEAPGGDEAEAPALVQLIDEHGTYSTARLVPDVSAEERSGKEEPGSLRSGSEGREGLARPRQFSCAACGRAFKRAWELLSHEVVHTAARPFRCGLCATAFKRHSDCKGHRPVHSDERPHGCDACGKRFKRASNL
- the LOC117309074 gene encoding uncharacterized protein isoform X5, which produces MEKSKARKQAPGGDEAEAPALVQLIDEHGTYSTARLVPDVSAEERSGKEEPGSLRSGSEGREGLARPRQFSCAACGRAFKRAWELLSHEVVHTAARPFRCGLCATAFKRHSDCKGHRPVHSDERPHGCDACGKRFKRASNL
- the LOC117309074 gene encoding uncharacterized protein isoform X4 codes for the protein MRSLRSQKKRRPEETRRRLRPWCSSSTSTGRTRLRAWFPTFLRRSAQEHHRLHMGERPFPCPSCPKRFKTPYKLHCHEPLHAPSRPFPCRDCSKAFEAGPALLLHRRQHCEDKPHSCRLCSKRFTHRHRLRVHERVHMGDRPFVCPLCTKAFKQSNALASHLRVHSVERPYPS
- the LOC117309074 gene encoding uncharacterized protein isoform X3 — protein: METPVNRQYTWAESPLGADQRQPHLTLTSASRARDWVWDRPHPMKAGGGEAGPGDPPDFLGFSPSQLRIHHEEPEVPEEEAPGGDEAEAPALVQLIDEHGTYSTARLVPDVSAEERSGKEEPGSLRSGSEGREGLARPRQFSCAACGRAFKRAWELLSHEVVHTAARPFRCGLCATAFKRHSDCKGHRPVHSDERPHGCDACGKRFKRASNL